In Candidatus Sedimenticola sp. (ex Thyasira tokunagai), the following proteins share a genomic window:
- a CDS encoding PilZ domain-containing protein: MYFGKQPTNSYSTDGVDDEERAFAKRHNLIYYLKVWDLSNDILLGHLIDINTDGLMLVSNQPIKVDQEFEIEIRWEDPDEQFKNICVNACSRWTGSDKKPSLHNTGFQLIRPSEEVIAGIQEVIREYTFS, translated from the coding sequence ATGTATTTTGGAAAACAGCCCACCAACTCATATTCTACCGACGGAGTCGATGATGAGGAGAGAGCCTTTGCGAAACGTCACAACCTTATCTACTACCTGAAGGTATGGGATCTGAGTAATGACATTCTGCTGGGCCACCTCATAGATATCAATACCGATGGTCTGATGCTGGTCAGCAACCAACCAATCAAAGTAGATCAGGAGTTCGAAATAGAGATTCGTTGGGAAGATCCCGACGAGCAATTTAAGAATATCTGCGTCAACGCCTGTAGCCGATGGACGGGTAGCGACAAAAAACCCTCCTTGCACAATACCGGATTTCAGCTGATTCGGCCGAGTGAAGAGGTCATTGCCGGAATCCAGGAGGTGATCAGGGAGTATACCTTCAGTTAG